TTAAAACAGCCTAATTCAGCTAAACTTGTTGTTAAATTTATGTTTAAGAATGGATCAATTAGCGATCCTCAGGGGAAAGAAGGATTGACTTATACTACTTCTCAGTTGATTACTCAAGGTGGAACAGGTGAACTTACTTTCGGTGATATTCAAGACAAAATCTATCCAATGGCAGCAAGCTATTATTCATCAGTCGATAAAGAGGTTGCAATATTTACTTTTCAATTTCACAAAGACTGGATGGATGAGTTTTATCCAATTATGATTGGACTTATAACGAATCCATCATTATCCCAATCTGATTTTGATAGAGTGAAAGTTAATCAGCAGGCTTATGTTGATCAGGTAATCCGTGCTTCGTCTGATGAAGAATACAGCAAAAAAGCATTAGAAGATTTTCTGTTCAGAGGAACCAACTATCAACATATGATCGAAGGAAAATCAGCTTCCGTCAGTGGAATAACTCTCGATGATGTTAAAGCACACTACAAAAAATATTTCACAAGAAATAATCTGATGGTAGGGATTGCTGGAAATTACAGCGAAGATTTTCTGAATAAATTAAAAAGTGATCTCAATAAATTACCGGACACGATACCGACAGTTCCAATCCCACCAGTTGTGAAATCGCCCAATGGTATTGAAGTAGAAATAATCGCAAAGGAAGGAGCTTTTGGCTCTGCAATTTTCACCGGATATCCGCTCTCAATAACCAGAGCAGACGATGATTTTGCAGCGTTAATGGTGGCAAATTCATATTTAGGTGAACACAGAAAATCTTACGGAAAACTCTATCAGATGATTCGTGAACAACGCTCAATGAACTATGGTGATTACTCATACATTGAATGGTACAATAACGGTGGTGGAAACATGCTTCCTCCTTCAGGTGTACCAAGACATTCAAACTATTTTGCGTTGTGGATAAGACCTGTTCAGATTGCAAAGCAACTGAAAGCGCAGTATGAAGAATTAAGTGATATAAATATTGGTCACGCTCATTTTGCATTACGAATGGCTTTGAGAGAAATGGATAAGATGATTAAAAACGGAATCTCACAGGAAGATTTTGAAGCAACACGTGCTTTCCTTCAAAGTTACATTAAGCTATACATTAAATCACCCGATGAGCAACTTGGTTATTTAATGGATTCAAAAATGTACGGCAGAGAAAATTATATTCAGGAGCTAGGTGAGCTGCTTTCAAAAGTTACACTTGATGATGTTAATTCAGCAATAAAAAAATATATGCAGATTGAAAATATGAAAATCACAATCGTGACCGATGTCAGTGAAGCCGAACCACTTGCAAAAAGTCTAAAGGAAAACTTGACTTCACCAATGAGCTATTCCAATATTGTCAAAGCTGGATTATCCGAAGAGATCCTGAACGAAGATGCAGCAACAGAAAACTTCAAATTGAATGTTAAAAATGTAACAATTGTTGATTCGAAAGACACATTCAAGTAAGGTCTAACTTTTAGTGGACTATATAGCCGGGTTAAATCCCGGCTTTTTTTTGAGGAATTCTATAATCCAGCCAATACTCCAATTTATTTATTATAAAATTTCGCTCTTCATCATCAAAACTATTAATTCTCGTTCGATGATTACCACCTTTCTTTACCATTTTAATGGAGTTGGTTTCTCCAGTAAGTTCAACTGCTGTGGCAGACCAGGAATCAATCTCACCGTAAATAAAAATCATATTATTGCCATATTTCTGAATCCAGCTATTTATCTTTTGCATACTGCAGCAATCAAATACAGGTCTGAGATTTTCTGGCAAAAATATTTTACTCGTTGGTTCTTTCACTTCTATTAACAAATCTTTAAAATCAGTTATATCATAACCATAGTATCCCATTTGTGCATAAGCCTGGTAAGCAAAGGGAATATTTGGTATAGCTTCCTGATCTGAAAAGTATGTGTAAGATGAACCGTTTTGTAGATGATCCCACAACTCTTCGTTGGAAGCCGTTGTATCAGGGATTTGATCGCAGGTTGTGTATTGCCATTGCCAGAATGCAAATCCGTACTCGAGCACGATGTACTCGAAGATTAATCTATCATTTCCTAATGAAAAAGTATAACTATTTTCTTTTGCTTCGTTAAGAAAGAGTGGAATTAATTGATCAGCTCTTTTTAAAACTTCTCTCTGAAAAAGAACCATTTTTGTTCTGCACTCTTCATTACCGACATTATCGAGAAAATGATAAATACGAGGATCTTCCGAGGCTAGGTTGAGAGGTGCCACATAACACACTGATGCATCAGCATCATCCGGAAAAAAATATTTATGGATATAGGTTGTTTGTCCGCCTTTACTGATTCCTGTTGTTATCCATTTGTCCTGATAGATCTCTTTCAAAGTTGCAATAATATTGTGGTGATCATTCGCAGCTTGCTCGATTGTCAAATAATTCCAATCAATACTATCGGGAACAGATTCTCCAAAGAAACGATGCTCAACAACGACTTTATTGCACTTTAATATTGATGCAAGTTCATTACCTCTATTTAAATCGATGTTGTATCCGTCAAGTTCAATGACCATTGGAAGGGAATAATCGTTGTGAGACAGATAAAATTTTTGCTCGAATTTTTTTCCGTTGGGATTATGATGATCAATAGGTTGCTCGATATATATTTTAAATGCCTCAGTATATTCTGAGTCTGGTTGAATTCTTTCAACGCTTAGAATTCCTGGAAGAGATTCAAGTTTTTTCTTTAGTTCATTCTGTGAAGAGAGAAGGGAGGAGCAAAGAAGTACAATCCCGAGAGCAATTACAGAAAGCTTAAACATTTTCATTATAAGCTCCTCTGAGTAGTTAAATTGAATAATTTTATTTTTTCTTACCGAAAAGATAAAGCTGAGATAGAATCATTCCAAGTAACATTAAAATGCAACCTAATAATCCTCTTAATGGAATTGATTCATTAAGAATCAGCCATCCGCCAATAACTGCAAATACTGCCTCAAGACTCATAATGATTGCAGCATTTGCCGGATGGGCTTCACGCTGGGCAACAACTTGAATTGTAAATGCTATCCCAACTGAAAATAAACCGGCATAAAGAATCGGAAGTAAAGCTTGCAAAATATTTTGTATTTGTATTGATTCAGTGAATACGGCTGCTAATAAGCTGAGAATCGAACAAACAACAAATTGAGAAAAAGCCAGCTTGAAAGGATCAATTCTTTTTGAATAAAATCCAATTACCAGAATCTGTATTGCCCAGAAAAATGCACCGATAAAAACAAGCACATCTCCAATGTTTATTTCAAATGATTCATTTACACTCAATAGATATAATCCGAATATTGCAACTACAGCACCAAACCATGTAAACATTGATGTCTTCTGCTTTACGAACAAACCCAATATCGGAACGAGAATTATGTAAAAACCGGTAATGAATCCAGCTTTACCAGCATCAGTGTAAACCAAGCCGCTTTGCTGAAATGTGGCTCCAAGAAAAAGTACTGTTCCGGATGCTATTCCACCATAAAGAAGATTTTTATCTGAAAATGTCTGCGGGTTATTGTTCTCAAATTTTCTTTTTTGATTGAGTAGAAGCAAAGGAATTAGTGAAAGACTTCCGAGAGTAAATCTTGCTGTGTTAAATGTGAAGGGACCGAGATATTCCATTCCTGCTCTTTGTGCCACAAAGGCAAATCCCCAGATAACGGCAGTTAAAAGTAAAAGTAGATTTGATTTCATAATACATCCTGAATTTATTTCAGGATCTTAATTATAGATTTTAATTCTTGAGTATTTCTTTCATTGCATTGACCAATTGATTGATATTCTTTTCATTACTTGAATAACCCATCAATCCTATTCGCCAAACTTTACCAGCTAGTTCTCCCAATCCAGCTCCAATTTCAATATTAAAATCATTGAGTAATGATTGACGAACTTTTGCTTCATCAATTCCTTCAGGTACAATAATAGAAGTAAGTTGAGGTAATCTTTCGTCTTCTTTAACAAATGGCTTCAAACCAAGCTTATTCATTTCTTCAATCAATATATTACCATTAGCCTGATGCCGATCCCAGGAATTTTCAATTCCTTCCTCTTTTAAGATTAGAAGAGATTCATACAATGCGTACAGAGAATTAATTGGTGCTGTGTGATGATAAGCTCTTTTCGAACTTCCGCCCCAGTAGCTGAGAATCAGATTCAAATCCATAAACCAGCTTTGAACTTGAGTTTTTCTATTCTTTATGTATTCAACTGCTCGTTCATTAAAAGTGACAGGAGAAAGGCCGGGAGGGCAGGAGAGACACTTCTGTGAACCTGAATATGACACATCAATATTCCATTCATCAATCAAAACAGGAATTCCTCCGAGCGATGTGACGGTATCCGCAACTACAATACAATTATTTTTGTGCGCAATTTCTGTAAGTATCTTGATATCACTCTTTGCGCCAGTCGATGTTTCTGCGTGAACAAATGCACAAACTTTTACATCTTTGTTTGCTTTGAGTGTATCTTCGAAAATCTGAGGATCAATTGCTTTTCCCCAGGGAATATTTATTACGACGGCTTCAGCCTCACATCTTTCAACAATGCTTTTCATTCTTCCACCGAATACACCATTAATGCATACAAGTACTTTTGAACCGGGCTCAATTAAATTAACAAGACAGGTTTCCATTCCAACAGAGCCGGGTCCTGAGACCGCAAAGGTAACTTCATTTTTTGTTTGAAAAGCATACTTCAGTAATTCTTTAATTTCATCCATCAATTCTATGAACTTTGGATCAAGATGTCCGATCGTTGGACCAGACATCGCACTTAAAACTCTTGGATGAACATTTGATGGACCGGGACCCATTAAAATTCTTTTAGGAGGAATAAATTCTTTCATAATGTACCCTACTCTATTAATTCAGCTTTCTTTAAAATTATCTTTAGCTCGATGATACTGGCTTCGCTCAGTGGCTCAAGTGGTAACCTGGGATGACCACCAAAATATCCTATTAAATCCATTGCAGCTTTTAATCCTGCAACACCATATTTTGCTGTTACTGCTTTGTTAACCGGAATCATTTTATTCTGTATCTCCAACGCCTTTTGATAATTCTGTTCGTTTAAATTTGATAAAATTTGAAAACATTGGTCAGGAGCTATGTTTGCAAGCGCTAAAATTCCAGCAGCAGCTCCGTTCAATATTCCATTATACAGAACTGATGCCGTTCCGACAATCAATTTAAAGCCTGAATGGACATTTGCAGCAATCTCAGAAATTCTCGAAGGATTTTCAGTACTATCTTTCAGACCAATGATGTTTGGGTGATTTGCTAATTCTATAATTGTCTCGGTTTCAATATTCACATTTGTAAACTTTGGAACATTATAAATTATAACGGGAATCATCACGCTGTCAGCTATTCGGGTATAGTAATTCAAAAATGAGTGATGCTTCATATCTGCTTTATAGAATGATGGTGAAATTATTAAGGCATAATCAGCACCAGAATCAGCGGCTTCATTTGTCAGCAAGATTGTATCCTTAATTGATTCCATCCCGGTGCCAGCAATAATTGTCCGCTTGGTATGCTCCCGAGTAGTCCTAATCAATAAAAGTTTTTCTTCCTTCGTAAGGAATACACTCTCACCATTAGAACCAAATAAAACATACCCGGCTAGTAATTTTAATTCATACTTTTTCAAATTATCGATTAGCTTCTCAGGTGCGACCTCATCATCATTGAAAGGAGTCACAAGTGGAGGATAGATTCCTTTTAATGTATTCGCCATAACTTATTTATTTTTAATTATTAATATTATTTACTAAATATATTTTTTAACACGAAACCAACATTCGCCGGTCTTTCTGCTAGACGCCTCATATACCACGGATACCAATGCTCACCATAGCTTATAAGCGTCCGGATTTTATATCCTTCTTTTTCAAGTTTGTATTGCTCAGAAGTCTTGATCCCATAAAGCATCTGGAACTCGAATTTATCTTTTGGGATTCCAATTTCTTCTGATTTATTCTTCACTTGCTCCTGAATACTCAAATCGTGTGTTCCAAAGGCAACTCGTATTCCCTGATCACTAATTTGATTCAGCAGATAATCAGATATAGCAATATAATTTTCATTTACCTGAGATAAGTTAGGAAATGCTACAGACGAAGGTTCTTTATATGCACCTTTAACCAATCGTATCCACGGATTTATTTCCATGATCTTTTTAAGATCATCCATTGTGCGGTAAAGATAAGCTTGCAGACACAATCCTACATTCTCATAATTTTCCTTTGCTTTTTTGTAGAAGCTAATTGTTTTATCAACGTAAGAACTATCTTCAATGTCAATAAAAACATTGTTGTTAAACTTTATTGCTTTCTCAGTAATGTTTGTAAATAACTCAAATGTTTTTTCAAATGACAGATCCAATCCAATCTGGGTAAGCTTTAATGAAATTTCAATATCCAGTTTTTCACTATTTATTTTCTCCAAAACTTTCAGATAATGCTGAGCATTTTCTTCAGCTTCCTCTATTTTAGTGATATTTTCACCAAGATGTGTTAAAGTAGTAGGAATATTCTGCTTAAGTAGTTCTCTAGATGCTTCAATTGCAGATTCGGTTGTGGTTCCGGGCATAAATCGTTTTACGGCTCTTTGAACAAATTTCATTTCTGGAATTTGTTTTTTCAGCCATTCATTTTTTGAAGCCCATAAAAGTATGTTTCTGCCAATGTTCACTGGTTAAGAATGATAATTATTTTTTATACAAAAATATTCAATTTTAATCAAAGGTAGTTAATTTAATAACATAAAAATGCCGGATCGATTTCCGGCACTCCTAAATAAAAATTTTTTATTTGTCCTCATTAAACTGTCGGCCATAGCCAGCCGAAAATTCCTCCAGTGAAGAGAGCATAAATCAACCCATCAAACATTGATTTGAGAGTTGCTGACCAGCTTCGATTATACCAAATACTGTTTTGCAATAATGCTAGTCCATATCCAACAAATGCTGTTACACCTGCCAAACGAAATACTGAAAGATAATGAGCTCCTTCCGGAAGAGCTCGACCAGCTACGTACGCAGCAAATATCCCAACGATTATCGAATATATAAACCAAAGTACAAGTTCCTTTGCCATACTCGGTGAACTGCGGTGCATAATTGTCATCACACCAACCGGTCCTTGTTTCATCTTTTCCAGGAATTCCTGTGAACTCATATCTTTCATATTTTTAGGACGTGGAAAATGATAATCACCAGGCGGAATATTGTGTTTACGTAAATCATCCAGCACTGCTTTTTCTGAAGGAAGCTCTTTGTAATCATTTGAATGATAGCCAAGCACCATATGGATAATGGAACTAATGATGAATACGGCAACTGCGGAAAGCAGTATTGGAAGTAAAAGAGACGTTATTGGAACCATTGCATAACCTCCTGATATTTGATGAATGTTAATTATTCCCTCTGGGGTTAAAAATAAGAAAAATGAAATGAGAAAAGAAAAATTTCTAAGCTATAAAAAAATCTTTCCGAGTCAGTAACTAACTTGCTCGGTCCTTTTAATTATCTCTTCCTGCAATTCAGGGGTTAGATCAACAAAGTAATCGCTGTAACCTGCAACACGGACAATCAAATCCCTGTAATTCTCAGGATGTTTTTGTGCTTCTCGTAAAGTTTCAGCATCAACCACATTAAACTGTATGTGATGCCCATCCATCTTAAAGTAAGATCTGATTAAAGAAACTATTTTGTGGATTGATTCTTCTCCATCAAAAATTTGTGGTGAGAATTTTTGGTTCAGCAAAGTTCCGCCTGTCCGGAGATGGTCAATCTTGGCAGCAGATTTTAAAACTGCAGTCGGACCGTTTACATCGGCTCCCTGTACGGGTGAAATACCTTCCGAAACGGGAAGTCCTGCAAGTCTTCCATCAGGAGTCGCGCCGGTAACACTTCCAAAATAAATGTGACTTGTAGTCGGCAATAAATTTATTCTGAAATGTCCGCCTTTGGTGTTAGGTCTTCCGTCAATCGCTGAGAAGAAGATCTCAAAGATTTGCTTTAAAATATCATCTGCATAATCGTTATCGTTTCCATACTTTGGAGTTTCATTCAGTAACAGATTTCTGATTTCATCAAATCCCTCAAAGTTTTTGCTAAGAGCATTAAGGAATTCTCCCATAGTAACTTTCTTTTTCTCAAAAACATTATACTTTATAGAAGTAAGTGAATCAGTAACTGTTCCAATTCCAACTCCCTGTATGTACGAAGTATTGTATCTTGCGCCACCGTTGTTGTAATCCATTCCTTTTTTAATACAATCATCAATCAACAAGGACATAAACGGCGCAGGGAGGTATTCGGCGTAAAGCCTTTCTATGATAATATTACCTTTAATTTTAATATCAGCAAAGAAATTGATTTGCTTTTTATATGTTTCAATTAATTCTTCAAAATTTTGAAATGCTTTCGGATCTCCTGTTTGGATACCTATTTGCTTTCCTGTCTTGGGATCAATTCCATTGTTTAATGTTATTTCAAGAATTTTTGTAAGATTGAAGTAGCCAGTGAGAACATAACTTTCTTTTCCAAATGCACCAGTTTCAACGCATCCGCTAGCACCACCATTTCTTGCATCAATAATAGATTTGCCCTGTCTGAGCATTTCCTGGATGATTGCATCGGTGTTAAATAGCGAAGGCTGACCATATCCTGTTTTAATGATTTCCAAAGCTCGTCTCACAAGCTGATCAGGATTTTTTCTGCTGATCTGCACCATAGAGCTTGGCTGAAGCAAACGCATCTCTTCAATTACATCAAGAATAAGATAGGTAAGTTCATTAACTGCATCTTCACCTCTCTCATTAACACCGCCGACATTAATGAGACAGAAATCTGTATAAGTGTTACTCTCTTTTGAAGTAACTCCAACTTTTGGTGGTGCCGGTTGATTGTTGAACTTAACCCAGAAAGACTGAAGCAGAATTTTTGCACCTTCTTTGTCAAGCAGTCCGGATTCAATATCCCGTTTGTAAAATGGATAAAGATGTTGATCAAGTCTGCCGGGATTAAAAGAATCCCACGTGTTCAATTCTGTAATTACACCGAGATGAACAAACCAGTAGTACTGAAGAGCTTCCCAAAAAGTGTTCGGTGCATTTTCAGGGATACGATTGCAGATGCCTGCCATTGTTTCAAGCTCATCTCTTCTCGTTTTATCTTTTTCATCTTTTGCCAGATCATATAGTTTATTGCTGTATCTTTTAGCAAAATTTATCAGAGCATCAGCAGCGATGTTCATTGCATTCAGTTCTTCACGTTTCTCAAATGCTTTTGGGTCATTGTAGAAGTCGAGTGAGTTTAGTGATTCATTTATTTTTTCTTTGAAGTCTTTCAATCCCATTCTATAAATTTTATCATCAAGTACAGTATGACCGGGAGCCCGCTGCTCCATGAACTCAGTAAACACACCTGAAGAATAAGCTTCTTTCCATTCTTCATCCATCTCGTTAAATATTCTGTCTCTGATGGATCTTCCGCTCCAGAAAGGCATTACTTTTTCCTGTTGATATATTTTTGTTTCATCATCAACCTTAAATGAAATTTTATCACGATTGTGAAGAATATCAAAATCTTCAAGACTGTGTGTGCATAATTCCGGATAAGTTGGAGTTGCTTTTGGTGAAGGACCTCTTTCACCAACAATCAATTCATTTTCACCAACATATAATTCTTTATTCTTAAGTATGTATTTGAATGCTCTGGCTCGGGCAACAGGCACTGAACATTTTTCTGTTTCACCGCTTGCATAAAATTCAGTCAGGAGTCGTGCTCGTTCGATGGAGATTCTTTCTTCAGTATTTAGACTTTGTTCTCTTAGCTTTTTAATTCTTTCGTTCATTATCAACCACCAATTGTTACTTTACAGTTTAATTCTCTAAAGAATTGTCTGATGTTCTCCAGACTTTTTTTATCAGGTGAAACAGTATCATTCATTTTATTTTCTGTTCCAAATCTTTCATATTTTCCCTCACCCAAACGGTGATAGGGTAAAAGATTAATTCCAGCTACGTTATTTAAATCTGAAATAAATCCCCTGATAGCAAAAAGGTTTTCGTTTGTATCTGTCAGCTCTGGAACTATTGGAATCCTGATATTTATTTTTTTACCCAATTGATTAAGTTCAACAAGGTTTTTCAATATCAGTTGATTGGATACCCCTGTGTATTTTGTGTGAAGGTCATCACGCATTAGCTTTAAATCGAATAGGAATAGTTCTGTGGATTCAGCAGCTTTATTCATGACATCTGATGAAGCATATCCGCTTGTATCGACTGCTGTATGAATCCCTTCATCTTCACAAAGCTTAAGCAGTGCAATTAAAAAATCCGGCTGAATAAGCGGTTCACCACCAGAAAAAGTAACACCTCCGCCTGAATCATCATAAAATATTCTGTCTTTCAGAATTTCATTCATTAATTCATCTACATAAAATTCTTTTCCGACTTCTTCCTTATCTGTTGAGAAATTATGATCGAAACCTCTTCTTGGATTGCATCCTTTATATTTTTCAGGAAGTATTTTGTGGCTTTCCGGATTATGACACCACCAGCATCGTAGCGGACATCCTTTGAAGAAAACGGTCGTGCGAATTCCCGGACCATCGTGGATTGCAAATCTTTGAATGTTGAAAATTATTCCCCGTTTAGAATCTAAAGACATACACGCAAGAGTTTTAAGTTGGAAGTAAAATAGATAATCATTTTACTTGTTTGATATTTTAGTACACCCGTAGGGATTCGAACCCCAAACCTTCTGATCCGTAGTCAGATGCTCTATCCAATTGAGCTACGGGTGCAAAATTTTGTGTAACAAATATAACTTAAATTAAAGAAAATTACAGAGCATTCTTTGTATCATATTCTGGATCGTTTATACCTGAATGGATTATTTTCTATCGTAAGCGAACTTTCAGTGCTTCATTTTAATAATTGAGACGCGAAAATTTCTCAGATCAATATCAATAATTACTCGCATCGATTTAATTGATAAATTTTCTTACCGTAGAATGGCATGCAAATTGGACAATAAGAACTCAGGCAAGAGTATAAAAGCGTTCATCGTAATTAAAATTTGTTAAAATTCTTAGATGCGTTGGAATCTTTGAATTTTTTGGTGAGGCGATGAACCACTCTTGCCTACGATTTTCCCTTCCAGAGAAATATAAACCAAAAAACTTGTAATATTTTTCCTATTTTTGACAATAACTCTTAACTGTGATTATTTAGATTTGTCTAACTTAAAAAATTTGGGAAGAATTAATGTTCAAAGGAACCGGAACTGCACTCATCACACCTTTCAAAAAGGATCAGTCAATTGATTACGAATCACTTCGAAAAATTGTTCATCAGCAGATTGCTGGCGATGTTGATGCGTTAGTTGTTATCGGCACAACAGGTGAATCACCAGTAATTGAGTTCGACGAGAGAAAGAAAATAATTTCACTTGTTGTTGAAGAAGTAAAAGGAAAAATTCCTGTTATAGTTGGTACTGGAACAAACAACACAAAGAAAGTAATCGAGCTGAATAAACAAGCTGAAGAATTAAAAGTGGATGGAGTTCTGATTGTAAATCCATATTACAATAAAGGCACTCAGGATAGTCTGGTCGAGCATTACAAATTCATTTCTGATAAAACAAAACTTCCGATAATTCTTTACAACGTGCCTTCAAGAACCGGGATGAATATTCTTCCTGAAACTGCTGTTCGAATTCATAAAGAATGCAAGAATGTTGTTGCGATAAAAGAAGCAAGCGGTAACATTTCTCAAATTGCTCACCTTATCTCAATCAAACCGGATTCATTATCAGTTCTCTCTGGTAATGATGATCAGACGCTCGCAATAATGGCTTCGGGTGGAGATGGAGTCATTTCTGTTTTCTCAAATCCATATCCAAATAAGATGAAAGAAATTACTGATGCAGTTTTGAGTAACAAAATAAAAGACGCTCAAATACTTAACAACAAATATTTGTCTATGATGAATACCTTATTTGTTGAAACAAGTCCTGCACCTGTGAAGTACGTAATGAGTAAGTTAGGTTTGTGTGCGAATGTTGTTCGTCTTCCATTAGCCGTTGCGACTGCAAAAGCCGAAAAATTACTCGATGAGGAAATGAAAAATATCTAAACTGAAATGGAGAGAAAGCTATGAAGTATGGATTAATCGGTGCATCAGGAAAATTGGGGAAAGAAGTAATAACAGTTTTTACTGATAATAATCACGAATTGGTTTTTTCCTTTGATGTTCAGGGTGAATGGAAACAAAGTAATCCTGAAATATTAATTGATTGCTCTCTTCCCGAAGCATTTGATAATATGCTGTCCATGGCTAAAAGTTTCAACGTTCCAATAATCGAAGCGACAACTGGATTATCCGAAAAAAACATCATTAATCTGAAAGAATATTCGAA
This region of bacterium genomic DNA includes:
- a CDS encoding glycyl-radical enzyme activating protein, with product MSLDSKRGIIFNIQRFAIHDGPGIRTTVFFKGCPLRCWWCHNPESHKILPEKYKGCNPRRGFDHNFSTDKEEVGKEFYVDELMNEILKDRIFYDDSGGGVTFSGGEPLIQPDFLIALLKLCEDEGIHTAVDTSGYASSDVMNKAAESTELFLFDLKLMRDDLHTKYTGVSNQLILKNLVELNQLGKKINIRIPIVPELTDTNENLFAIRGFISDLNNVAGINLLPYHRLGEGKYERFGTENKMNDTVSPDKKSLENIRQFFRELNCKVTIGG
- a CDS encoding 4-hydroxy-tetrahydrodipicolinate synthase, whose protein sequence is MFKGTGTALITPFKKDQSIDYESLRKIVHQQIAGDVDALVVIGTTGESPVIEFDERKKIISLVVEEVKGKIPVIVGTGTNNTKKVIELNKQAEELKVDGVLIVNPYYNKGTQDSLVEHYKFISDKTKLPIILYNVPSRTGMNILPETAVRIHKECKNVVAIKEASGNISQIAHLISIKPDSLSVLSGNDDQTLAIMASGGDGVISVFSNPYPNKMKEITDAVLSNKIKDAQILNNKYLSMMNTLFVETSPAPVKYVMSKLGLCANVVRLPLAVATAKAEKLLDEEMKNI